Proteins co-encoded in one Pseudobdellovibrionaceae bacterium genomic window:
- a CDS encoding insulinase family protein gives MMKPLLVGISAFLLISCASSPKTVTSGFQLREFTEERLPNGLTFLVIRDPSLPRVSLQMMVKTGGIYESKDRAGLSALTFGVLDQGTKKKKALQIADAFAQIGSEFGAQSGDDMSFISASGISPNRSELLKLFYEVISEPAFDTAEIERRKSQQMAAIQKALDQPQSYTDQVYEEALFENHPYANPKLGTQESVKAIRRADVVKWYQEWVQPANAVVALVGQVDDAYVSEVKSTLGQWRAQGAAGKEPTRPTVGTTPLKRLVTKKDLKQTQVRIGQLGLQRTDEDFLKIRMGALILGGAFASRLNQHIRDDLGLTYSIYSASDARLDRGAFEITTFTRNEKAADTIRETLKMVKDFAEKGVNQRELDAAKALMIGQFPSALETPDRLAYNLLVLRRYGIGDDYLRNFHQNVNAITLGDLNSAIRKHVKPDQMRIVVYGDQAVIGESLKSVGEFQIQQAK, from the coding sequence ATGATGAAACCTCTGCTGGTCGGAATTTCCGCGTTCCTGCTGATCTCGTGCGCGAGTTCTCCGAAGACGGTCACCTCGGGCTTTCAACTACGTGAGTTCACGGAAGAGCGTCTGCCGAACGGGCTGACGTTTTTGGTGATTCGCGATCCCTCGCTTCCCCGGGTCAGCCTGCAGATGATGGTGAAGACGGGCGGGATCTACGAATCGAAAGACCGCGCGGGTCTCAGCGCTTTGACCTTCGGCGTGCTCGATCAAGGAACCAAGAAGAAGAAGGCGCTCCAGATCGCCGATGCGTTCGCGCAAATCGGTTCGGAGTTCGGCGCGCAGTCGGGCGACGATATGAGCTTTATTTCGGCCTCGGGGATTTCCCCGAACCGGTCCGAGCTTTTGAAGCTCTTCTACGAAGTGATCTCGGAACCCGCTTTCGATACGGCCGAAATCGAACGCCGTAAATCGCAGCAAATGGCCGCGATCCAAAAAGCGCTCGATCAGCCCCAAAGCTACACGGATCAGGTTTACGAAGAGGCGCTTTTCGAAAATCATCCCTACGCGAACCCGAAACTCGGCACGCAAGAGAGCGTGAAGGCGATTCGGCGCGCGGATGTGGTGAAGTGGTATCAAGAGTGGGTTCAGCCCGCGAATGCCGTCGTGGCGCTCGTCGGTCAGGTCGACGATGCCTACGTGAGCGAAGTCAAAAGCACGCTGGGCCAATGGCGCGCCCAAGGGGCCGCGGGCAAAGAGCCCACGCGTCCGACGGTGGGCACGACGCCGCTGAAACGTTTAGTGACCAAGAAGGATCTGAAGCAGACGCAGGTGCGCATCGGTCAGCTGGGGCTGCAACGCACGGACGAGGACTTCCTGAAGATCCGGATGGGCGCTTTGATTCTGGGCGGCGCTTTCGCCAGCCGTTTGAATCAGCACATCCGCGACGATCTGGGGCTGACGTACTCGATCTACTCGGCGTCGGATGCGCGTTTGGACCGCGGGGCGTTCGAGATCACGACCTTCACCCGCAACGAAAAGGCCGCCGACACCATCCGCGAGACCTTGAAGATGGTGAAGGACTTCGCCGAAAAGGGCGTGAACCAACGCGAGCTCGACGCCGCGAAGGCGCTCATGATCGGGCAGTTCCCCTCGGCGCTCGAGACTCCGGACCGTTTGGCGTACAACCTGCTGGTGCTGCGTCGCTACGGCATCGGCGACGACTACCTGCGGAATTTCCACCAGAACGTGAACGCGATCACGCTGGGGGATTTGAACTCGGCGATTCGTAAGCACGTGAAGCCCGACCAAATGCGCATCGTGGTTTACGGCGACCAAGCCGTGATCGGCGAGTCGCTGAAATCCGTCGGGGAGTTTCAAATCCAGCAAGCCAAGTAA